A genomic region of Arachis hypogaea cultivar Tifrunner chromosome 5, arahy.Tifrunner.gnm2.J5K5, whole genome shotgun sequence contains the following coding sequences:
- the LOC112800590 gene encoding probable calcium-binding protein CML13: MSAIYRGESYRGESRKHSKSRGRHHLTQQKKQEIKEAFELFDTDGSGTIDAKELNVAMRALGFEMTEEQINQMIADVDKDGSGAIDYEEFEYMMTAKIGERDTKEELMKAFQIIDQDKNGKISVSDIKRIAKELGERFTDREIQDMVEAADIDDDGEVNAEEFIRMMNRTNYHH; this comes from the exons ATG TCAGCTATATATAGAGGGGAATCATATAGAGGGGAATCCAGGAAGCACAGCAAATCGAGAGGACGCCATCATTTGACCCAGCAGAAAAAGCAGGAGATTAAGGAAGCTTTTGAATTATTTGACACTGATGGCTCAG GTACTATTGATGCCAAGGAGCTGAATGTTGCCATGAG GGCCCTAGGGTTCGAGATGACAGAAGAG CAAATAAATCAAATGATAGCAGATGTGGACAAGGATGGTAGTGGTGCAATTGACTATGAAGAGTTTGAGTACATGATGACAGCTAAAATAGGAGAAAGGGACACTAAGGAAGAGCTCATGAAAGCTTTTCAGATTATTGATCAAGATAAAAAT GGAAAGATATCTGTATCAGACATTAAGCGCATTGCGAAAGAGCTAGGTGAAAGATTCACTGACAGAGAGATCCAGGACATGGTTGAGGCGGCAGACATAGATG ATGATGGAGAGGTTAATGCGGAGGAGTTCATAAGGATGATGAACAGAACCAACTACCATCACTAA
- the LOC112800589 gene encoding uncharacterized protein: MKKSGIPLTLMILLSWFAALAWCDGDIIRSVHVLDLMIRDYTFKSVDKNFKTGTAESVKLPSKLAGISVDTVRFRCGSLTRYGAELKEFHLNVGVTVHPCIERVMLIRQNMGSNWSSIYYSNYDLSGYQLVSPILGLLAYNADQDSNSSNSSINPFQLGIVSGDKPLTIDFTNATKLNEGTPLCASFEGDGRMTVAKASENSPFVCVAKRNGHFGMVVVDSEVDEYNKKPIAQWKVAVGSTIGAALGAFLLGLLLVAMLVRVKKRSRMVEMERRAYEEEALQVSMVGHVRAPTASGTRTTPTLEHEYINSHLN; this comes from the coding sequence ATGAAGAAATCTGGAATTCCCTTGACTCTGATGATATTATTGTCCTGGTTTGCGGCCTTGGCGTGGTGTGATGGTGACATAATAAGATCGGTTCATGTTCTTGACCTGATGATAAGAGACTACACGTTCAAGTCAGTGGACAAGAACTTCAAGACAGGGACAGCAGAGTCAGTGAAGTTACCTTCAAAGTTAGCAGGGATCAGTGTTGACACAGTAAGGTTCAGATGTGGAAGCTTAACAAGGTACGGTGCTGAACTAAAGGAGTTTCATCTCAATGTTGGTGTAACCGTTCATCCATGTATTGAGAGGGTCATGTTGATAAGACAAAATATGGGGTCTAATTGGTCTTCTATATATTATTCTAACTATGATCTATCTGGCTACCAGCTTGTTTCTCCAATTCTGGGACTCTTAGCTTACAATGCTGATCAAGATTCCAATTCTTCAAACTCAAGCATCAACCCTTTTCAACTTGGAATTGTGTCTGGTGATAAACCTCTCACTATTGATTTCACCAATGCTACAAAACTGAATGAGGGGACGCCCTTGTGTGCTAGTTTTGAAGGAGACGGGAGAATGACGGTGGCCAAAGCCAGCGAAAATTCACCGTTTGTTTGCGTTGCCAAGAGGAATGGGCATTTTGGGATGGTGGTTGTGGATTCTGAAGTGGATGAGTATAATAAGAAGCCCATAGCTCAGTGGAAAGTAGCGGTTGGAAGCACAATTGGTGCTGCATTAGGTGCTTTCCTTCTTGGGTTGCTCCTCGTGGCGATGCTTGTGAGGGTGAAGAAGAGATCAAGAATGGTGGAGATGGAAAGAAGGGcctatgaagaagaagctcttcAGGTTTCAATGGTTGGTCATGTCAGAGCTCCTACTGCTTCTGGAACAAGAACCACGCCCACACTTGAGCATGAGTATATAAATTCTCATCTTAATTAA